Genomic segment of Populus nigra chromosome 14, ddPopNigr1.1, whole genome shotgun sequence:
aatctctTCAGAGTAGTAGTGATTTCTGTATCTAATCTCCAAGAACATAGTAATTTAAAAACCTTAAGGAAACAAAACGATCCaagacaagaaaagaagaaaaatatgaaaccaaAACTTACATTTACGCTATTGAGGTACTTCTCTTTATCCACTCTCACAATCTGTCCTTTCTTCActgccacaaaaaaaaaaaaaaaagtggataaGAATCTTTTCTCTATTCTTAAAACTGTCTGATCTTTTTCAGAGTGGAACTTAAGAACCCACTTGAATAAATGGGTTTCTTGGACTTAGGAGCAGCGGTTGAAGTTGAAGGTTGTGCATTAGTGGAGGGTTCTTCAGTTTTggtagccttttctttttctggctCAGTGGATTTTACAGCTCTAATGGATGGAATATGAAGATGGTTTCTTCTTAAAGTTTGTGGCAATAGAGAGAAGCAAGGAAAGGAGCTTTTTAGTAGAGTTGCAGAGAAAGTAGCCATAGCAGATAGAAAGGGACAGAGACAAAAACAGAGTTTTGTTTCAgttttaaaagaaggcaaatgTTAAGAGAGATTGGATAAGAGATGctgtcccctttttttttatttttaacggCCAAATATTAAAGATCACGTAGGAATAAGGATGGGAGTGCGCAGATATCAAGCGGGTCCTCGTTTTACCCgcccaataaaaattaattatatatatatatatatatatatagttttttattatggATATCCATTTTATACACGGctaatattattctttaaaaaataacatgtatgGATCTAATTGCACAAACTTTATAACATATGAAGTAATTTTTTCTAAGAGCTTTGAGGATCAAATACTTATAAAtagagggttaaattgaaaaaatattaattttaaggaccaaaacaatttttataaaaaatataaggactgaaatgagattttttatgaattatttcgTAGCGGGCATTGAATGAGTTTAGAAAGTAACTCCCTAATTGGTATGAATTATTTTGTAGGTTTTGTTCTAAATTCGTCTATGATggatgatggtggtggttttATTGCAAGGGTGATAAGTAGTTCTACATGACATGGTTACGAGGAGGACGAGTGGCCTCGGCAAGCAATATAATGGGCTATATTTTCTTCAGACGAGGCAGAACCCCCACTTAGCAAACAATTTCAGTCGTTCCTCCACTCTTTTACTGCCATATTACTCTATGTTGATTGGCTTCAAGCAATCCAGGGCAGATTACTCACTCTTCACTAAGGTTCAAGATAATTCTTTTACTGCCATATTACTCTGTTGATTACATGGTTATCATAGGAAATAATGAAGAAGCTATCAAGGATCTTAAGAGGTTTCTGAGCAGTTGTTTTAAGATCAAAGATCTTGGACCATTTAAGTGTTTTCTTGGTGTAGAGGTTGCTCGATCCAAGGCTAGTATTGCTATTAATCAGCAAAAGAAACTGGTCTACTTGGAGCTAAGCCTGTCAAATTTCCAATGGAGCAAAATCTAAAACTAACTCCCTCGGATGGTGAACTCCTCAAGGATCCAGCTCAATGTCGCAGGTTAGTGGGCAAACTAATTTACCTCATCATCACCAGACCAGACACCATGTACTCTGTCTCCACACTTAGTCAGTTCAAGCAGCAACCTAGAAGACCGCACCTTGATGCTGCACACCGTCTTCTGCGATACCTGAAAGGAGCTCCCCGTCAAGGACTATTCTTCCCTTCACATAGACAGTTGAACTTAGTCGGGTATTGTGATGCAGATTGGGCTGGATGCCCAACAAAGAGACGATCAGTCACTGGATACTACATATTTCTTGGCAAAGCACTTGTGTCCTGGAAAAAGCAAGAAGCAATCAACGATATCAAGATCTTCAACAGAAGCTGAGTGCTTGTGAGCTCACTTGGCTGAGATACTTGCTGAAAGATTTGGGTGTTGATCATCACAGGCCAACAAAGTTGTTTTGTGACAACCAAGCAGCCTTGCACATTGCAGCAAACCCAGTCAATTACAAgtgaactaagcacattgagttAGACTATTACACAGTTCATGATCGCATTCAAAATGGGGAAATTGAAACAACATATGTACAAACAGGGAAACAAGTTGCAGATATATTTACAAAACCTTTGGGGCAAGCTGACTTCCATTATCATATAGGGAAGTTGGGAATTCTTGACATTTATATGCCAACCTGAGGGGGAATGCTAAAGGAAGCAAAATCTATCACCAATAAGGCAAGATATGTTGTGCTAACATTCTGCAGAAGATCAAGGGAAATATTCTATCATTGTACATTAGCATATCAGATTACCTAACAGAGTTTTATTCATTGTATATAATTCTAGTGTTGCAGAGATGtaataacatcaataaaaaaccaTCTTTTGATTCACTTATCAACACCATTTTTCTCAAACAACACTTAATCAACTCTGAAAGAAACCgcatctgtgtgtgtgtgtgggtgggtgggtgggtgggtgtaTGCATGTGTAGGTGATGTTTAAGCTTAGTAGTTGAATGTGTGTATGAcatcaaatattttctttcgCATCTTCTAGTACATGTCTTTTCTGGAGAAAGCAGCTAAATGACCTTCATGCTAGGTTGGCTTGGTCAAAGGCTTTAAGAACTCCTTAAATGCCTCTGAGGAGACCCATCGATTGGAAGAACTTGAATTTGCAGATGGTGCTTTATGCATGGAAAATGGGAAGGTTGTCAAGCAGTCAAAGCAAGAAAATCATCTTCCATcaaccaaattaattcttaaggATATTTCTTTGAATTCCTTTGGTTCCTCATAGTTATCTTGTTTATGATCTCAAACCCTACATATCTAGATTATACCAATTTCCCCAGTTCTCTAATCCCGTTTCTCATGAAGCACCAAGCATAGTAACAAGCAATCCTAAAACAAGTTCCAATCATCAAGCCCACATGCCTATATTCCTTCTCTTGTGAGTCTAGACACGATTGAATATTACTGCACTGCATTGCCGTATGTCTTGCGGGACTGCAATGGGAACTAGTTGCCCTTCGGCTTATAGTGTCAAAATGCTCTGAACTGTAGTGCAGTCCTGCCTGCAAAATGTGAGTTAGTGCGACACCAATGGTGCCTGGATAGTGTACGAGGGGAGGGGAGGTGGATTCTTTCAAAAAATAGCTATGCCTCCACTAGAGATGAAGATTATTCCTTACAGTCTAGATTATATGAATAAGCTAAGAGCCAAACTCGTGTTGAGactttcttgtttctttaacCTATTCATGCTAAAATGCTTCCCCATTGAGCATGGTGGAACTTGGACGAGTCAGCAAAACAGAGTAGCATCGATCCTAACAACACAGTGGTGATGCCCACCAAGAATGAAGAATCCCCCAATCTTGGATTCTCGAGAAAAGTACATTCTAATTTACAAACATATGACCCATCCACCCATTCATGCACCACTATTAAAATGGTCCTTTTGGAAAAGTTTGGCCATTGCTAGTCCACTCCACAATGAAGATGGAAATATATCTAACTGGGGTCCTTGTATGAAATGTTCGttgaaaatcaacataaaatactaggatttgttgatattttttttcagccACTATTACGAGAGCAGAGATGCTAATTTTACCTATCTTTATGGAaatttgtcttttatttatacaaaacaaTTTTCAGGGGATGTTTAATATCGTGgtctaattatattattaaaattttttaattttttaattttcaagttatttttttttaaaattattaaaacaatttaaaagacaATTTCCATCATTCTTAAACCAGCGACGAAGGAGGTGAAGGTTGAAGTGAACAAAATTAGCAAAAATGTCATTGATCCAAGTAGACTAAAGAGTAAATTCACATAGGAACCATATCAATGTCTGAAATTAGACATGGCAATAAttgcaaaacaaatattatatattgcgattacatatttttgttttttaaattatcaaaagtcAAAGCTTTCGCGACATTTAACCGAGGTATTAGTTATCCGGGCATGGCAACATCTAGACGGCAGTTTGAGACTCTACCAGGAGTTCAGGACCACCACCAtctctcattttgtttttggataatGCCCTAACAATTGCTATAATGCGCCAGAAAGGACAACCCATGTTAGCAGCTAGCACACCAactttttcaaatcaaaaaacTGAAACGCAACATGTTACTTAACAGACGACATAGagggaataaaaaaatgagaaaaaaaggaaaaacatgagAAGGTCTCCATCCTGAAATCTAGCATATAAGAAGAACCTTTGTTTTTGGGTCTGCTCTTACCATCCATCTTTGGAAAACTCGTGCGTGTATCTTCAGCTTTTCAAATTCTCTTTTCAGTTTGAAGAACCCGTTTCCTTGCCTTTTCTAGTTCTAATCTCTAAAGGGTCCTCTAGATTTGCTTCTCAATTTCACAAATTTTATTGCTTTTGGACAAAAGTTGATGCTTTTAGGCTTTAACGGGTGTTTTCTGATTCAAAAGTTTGTTTCTTTGAGGATTTTATGGAGCTGCTAAAGTTCTAGCTTTAATGGGTACAAGGTGATCCCTTTACTTCCCttctttttgggtttattattgcattttgttttgatagTTCTTTTAATTTGGATAAAAAGAGTAATGGTGGATAATGAAGAGTTACTCTGATCATTTtctcatccattttttttttttgcatttgaggctatagttttgttttaagtttagtTTGTTTGCCCAGAAACTGATGGGAAATGCATGATGTTAGAATATATTGATTGGCACACCTATATTGGCTCTTAACAATCTTGAAAGTTTTCGTTCTTTTTTCCTGCCCTCCCTGTACATAACTAGAGGATTAAGTTCAAGTAGGTAGCTTGAAGTATGGCAAAATTAGAGGTTGAGTATTCTAACTTGAATCTGACAATTGAAATCACAAGTGCTAAACTAGGCTATTTTTCATGTATACTGGATCCTGTTGTGCAGTAGCTGATCATGCAGTGCTTTCTAGAGTTATGTTGTCAATGTTGATGGTGATATGTGAATACAGCAGAAACTCAATTGTTTCAAGGCTTTTGTTGTGATGTAGCTTACTTGATTTTAACTGTTAACTTTTTATGGACTGGTGCATTTTGCACAACTGAGacaattcatttctttttgctCCCCCCTTTTCTGAAGAGAAGAAATTAGATTTAGCAAAAGGTTCAATGGGAGGCTAGAAATATGTTGACAACCTGCGGAGGGCTATTcattctttgtttaatttttatattcctTCTAACCTCCCTTGAGTTGCTGAGCCTGATTGTATAAAGAACTGAACTTTCCACGCTAGAATTCTAGAATCTCAATAGACAATACCAACATCGTTCCTTAATGATTTTGAGTTGCAATGTTCTGTTCCTTTCTTACAATGCCTATCATGTACTGATCATTTTTTAATCTGTggtttccaactttttttttccttggatgAACCTATGGTTTCCAACTTCAGGGAAATGGAATTAATGCTGTGTCTATGTTGAAGGTTAATTTCTTTGGATTCTCCTGATTCTCTTTATGAAAGGAGTCTGATAGATGATACAGATAAGGTTAACCAAAGTGAGGAAAGAGTCCTGAAACTTCACGAGTTGAACGGAGTGGTAGACCAGTCCTCAAGTCCATTAAAAAGAGAAGTAGTTAACAGGTATGCTTCCatgattattttagttttttctgttCAAATTTATTCCTTGACACTGCATGTTTAGTGATCAGTTGAGATAATGTACTTTGGATAATGAGAGTTCATGCTAGTTTTCTGCCTGTATAAttcctctgtgtgtgtgtgtgttgttatCTAGGCATCATTGAATGGgctggatttaattaaatgtgcTAGATAATCAAGAGCAGATGGTCTTGTATTGTTCTTTGTTTAAATGCAGACTGAGTCCATGGTTCAATACTAGAGTGTTACCTTTGTTGAGAGTGCACTCTGAAGCTTGGAAATTTtccaaataattatgaaaaaggTGCCTTGAATGCTTGGCACATTTTATTTGCCTTCTTTTATTGCTAACTCTGAATGGGGTGggatttttttcccatttattctctccctctctccattTTTCTTTGGAAAGGGAAAGTGGAACAGCGATGTGTATTAAGGAACTGAAAACTTTCTCTATACTGTCATAGAAACTCTGGGTATTGGATGTTTCACTGGAGTTCTATAAATCAAGATGATGCCAATGTAATTAGATTAGCAAATCATGTAGTGAAAGGTGCAGAGGTTGTAGTGGAGGTTCTATTTGGCTTAAGAACTGCAATGGAAATGGAGTAGGCCTATCGGAcatttattcttaaatattcTCAATAAATGGTTGAAGTGGCCAATATTGATATAGTGTAATGATTCTTGCTGTATTAAATGACCGAGGCTCATAAACAAGACTTTATATCTTGCACTGAGAtcctcttaatattttaaatgggAGAATAATGATATGGTTTGGCCTTGTTATACGACCCAAATAAGGTCAGATTCGGATTTTGGTGTAAAATGCACAACAATCCAGGTTTACGGCAACAGTCTGTTTGCACGAAAACATAATTCATTGACACTATAGTGAAATGCTCAAATGCCATAAATTTGCTCGTGTCTTTTCTCTTTTCcccttttctcttgtttagttGAGTGTAGCCAACAATACTTATCTTCATACAGGTTATCTTATTCTTTCTCAATGAAGTCTCatgagaatgatgaaattgatttgGAAGATGGCAAGTTGGAAAAGGATAAAGATAGACCAATACGTACTAAAGGTGTAGTTAGAATACAGAATCAAGCCTTATTATCTGGCCTTGCATATTGCATTTCCTCCTGCAGCATGATACTGGTCAACAAATATGTGCTTTCCAGCTATGATTTTAATGCTGGGATATCTTTGATGCTTTACCAGGTAATTTTTCATAGCTGTGTTTTATTCAACCtgtcattttttttgtgtttgaatatTTGTTGGATTTTCACCTGCTGCATTAGTTTGAAATGAGGCTGATATTTATAAGTTCTAAGAGCTCATGAAACTTTGTTCTGTGGATGCAGAATTTCATCTCGGTGATTATTGTGACAACGTTGAGTTTTCTGGGTGTAATATCAACAGAACCACTAACTTGGAGATTGATTAAGGTCTGGTTACCtgtgaattttatatttgtcgGGATGCTTGTTACAAGCATGTTTAGGTATGGCATCTTTTCTGCTTTATGGTCTTTCTGtgtatatcattttaataaaaaagaaattttgaacaTTTAGATTTCTAGGTGGTCTTTGCTAACTCACCATCTTATGATATATTTGTTTTCCGCGTCCTATCTCATTTGAATGCAAATATATCTGGCAAGACTTGAAGTAAGATTCACTTAGAACTAGACTCAGTATCAAGCTCGTGATACAAGCTGATTCTTTTGCATAAAGTAGAGAGAAATCTTCATTTTCATAAATTGACCTTTTGGTTTGCTGTCTTATATTTCATATACCTGCAGTGTATATAGCTTACAGGTAGTTCTTTCTAAGTTTTGCATGGTATAACATACAGCATGACTAGGTTACTATCCATTTTCAGTGGATGAATGTAACATTTTTTGTATGGAAATTTCTGGGAAACGAAGTACTGAAGTAAAACATGTTACTAAGAAGAACATAAACAGTAAAGAGGCTCTTGCATATGTTCACACCTTTCATTAACTGTAACTTTTGCTTAACCTCTGATGGTGGTAAAGGGGTTACGTAGTGTAGGTTCAGGGTTATGGCTTTCATCTATCTGCAGATTGTACATTCCCTGAAAGGTATATTGGAATAAAGAAAGAACTATATGCTTATCTCCAAGATATCATATGCTTAAACTCCATGGGtatctttcaaaattttagGCTGAGATTTTTACTTGGGTGTGCTCATGGAATACCAAAACTGCAGATTGTCAtcgtctttctctctctctctcttataacAAATAGCAATTCCCATTGATGTTGGAGATTGCTTAGAATCTTTGGCCAAAGTCCTGTTAGTTTAGAAGCTGATTTTTCCCATGATTTCTTCTTGATCCTAGAATGCACTACATATATAATCAAAGAGATCTTGTAACACCCCAAAATTTGCATTTACTATAATTGATGATTTCTTTAGAATAATGTAAGATTAGAGAAAATTGGTGGACAAAAGTTAAACTAAAGAAAAGAAGGTTCAAAATCCAATTACCAACTTAACTAGAAGTAGGATAGATTTACATGATTAAGTAGGTGAAGTAGGACAATGACCAAGTTGGTGAAGTATGACAATTTTACAGTCATATTGGTGAAGTAGGACAAGTTTTGGCATGTCATGCTTGTGAGGTGTCAAAATTCTCAGTAGTAACTACatctttttcttccatttcttgaACCTAAGAGAGGGCAAAACTCCATCCTAAAAACTAACACTACCACACCTTTTATTCCAAGAACAAATGTGAAGTATTAGGGCTTAAATGAATAGAATTGTTAGAAAGAAAACCAAAGATAGATTGTGAagttagaaaagaaagaaaagaaaagaaaagaaaaaaaagagagaaagtaaagaaaaaagggTTAAAGCATAAGGTGAGTGATTAAATTAATAAGTATGCATAAATCCTATTGAATTAGATGTTTTTATGCATGGAGAATTTCTTTAAATGCTCACTGAATTTTCAGAATATGCATAAATAACCTAAGTTTGAATGAAAACTTCATATGATAGTTGCTAAATAAGAGTGATTGTGAAAGATTGAACTATGATGTGTTCTTTTAAAGTAAAAGATATGTTTTAGCCCAAATATTGTGTTGATATAATTGCACATGATATGTGAAAAGAGGAAAGCTTGCTTTACATGAAATTGTGGCCACCTATATGCTACATATGCTACCATTGAGGTAGCATATGGATATAAGATATGGACATTCAATTGTCATACATGTTAACTTGTGCACATATTATGTCAATATGATGTTGGGCCTACATGTTGAAAACTTGAGGAGTTTCCCATGCTTATTTCTTTAAACATTCACTGGGTTATCTCATTAGTAGTTGATAAACTATTTTTAGAGAATCGAAGTGAAATTGAAAGAGGGCTTGGGTGATAGGCCACCAATTGAAGTATCTTTGGAATCCTTGATTGAAGTGTACTTAAGTAGCGCTATTGTATCTTTCATAGGTTAGTTTTTGTGTGTGGGTCATTACACATGTAAATGCATATGTAACATATCTTGTATTGACACTTTTAATGTGTAGTTGTTAAATAGATCAACTATGTACAAAGATGTTGAATATAGGTGAATGAACAAGATAAGACAACAAGATGTTATACAAGTTTGTTTAATGGACAGCACCGTGTATGCTTATAAATACATGTTTGGTtggtaaatttaatttattaggtaACAATAAGAAGCAATCAGAGAGGTTGGTTTACTTGGCTAACTAAAAGTACAATTCTAAAGTAAATATGACAAAGGACATTAACTAAGATGAGTTATCATAGTAATTAGGAGATGTGTGTGACAGATCTGGGATTCTATAATTGCATGCTGGTTCTGTATTTGAAAGTAGTTAATTGTGGCGTTTCCTTTGGTTGCATGCTTGTTACAGAATGTGATATACTTCTTTCTCTCTATACTTGCATTTCATTGTCAGTTAAGTATCTGATTTCTTGAATGGCACTTGTACTTTGAGTGTTTTGGTTTCAGCCCCCCTACAATCTAAACTAtgaaaatctatatttttaatgcaGACACCAGAAAAcagtagaaaataatttatctcGAGGGGAAATTCAAGAGTGTACTTTTCTAGTGTCTGGAGGGAACAATTTGGACACCTGTCACAATATTTAATGAATCTGGCATCTAGATTCAGTGGTACATATACAATAACCTGGATTCAAACTCACAGTTGCGTGCATGTGATGTAACCTTCTAGAAACCAAGAAATTTTAGGT
This window contains:
- the LOC133673294 gene encoding uncharacterized mitochondrial protein AtMg00240-like, which produces MEQNLKLTPSDGELLKDPAQCRRLVGKLIYLIITRPDTMYSVSTLSQFKQQPRRPHLDAAHRLLRYLKGAPRQGLFFPSHRQLNLVGYCDADWAGCPTKRRSVTGYYIFLGKALVSWKKQEAINDIKIFNRS
- the LOC133672785 gene encoding NAD(P)H-quinone oxidoreductase subunit O, chloroplastic encodes the protein MATFSATLLKSSFPCFSLLPQTLRRNHLHIPSIRAVKSTEPEKEKATKTEEPSTNAQPSTSTAAPKSKKPIYSMKKGQIVRVDKEKYLNSVNYLSVGHPPYYKGLDYIYEDRGEVLDLRIFETGEYALVSWVGVPTAPAWLPTDMLIKSEKLNYERL